In the genome of Oscillospiraceae bacterium, the window TGCTGTTTGGCGCCGTGGTGCTGGTCGCGGCGCTCAAACTGTTTACGGCCCCGCTCCGACTGCTTCTCAAATTGCTGCTAAACACGGTGCTGGGCTTTGTCGGGCTGCTGGCGTTCAATCTCATCGGCGGCGCGCTCGGCCTGTCACTGCGGTTTAGCCTCGTTAACGCCGTTGTTATCGCCGTGTTGGGGCTGCCTGGGTTTGCGCTGCTGCTTTTGCTCCAGTGGCTGTTTGGGCTCTGAGATACACTTTTCCCGGGGCCGCCCTGTGCGGTCCCGTTCGTTTTGTGCTATGGAGAGAGGTCCTCATCCGGCCGCGAGGGTTTCGAAGGTGCGCAGAACCGCGTGGGCCACGGTCTCGTCCTCCTGCACACTGCCGCCGCTGACGCCGATGCCGCCCACAGTCCGGCCGCCGGTCTGCAGCGGAAAACCGCCGCCAAAGATGACAAGGCGGCTGTTGGTCACGTTGATGCCGAACGCGCTGGCGCCCACTTGAGCAATCTGGCCAAACTCGGCCGTCGGCTGACGCAGCACCGCGGCGGTGTAGGCTTTGTTCTGTGAAATCTCGATGCTGGGTAAAATGGCGTCGCCGAAGCGCTGCAGCAGGCGGAGGTTGCCGTTTTCGTCGGCTACGGAGAAGGTGACGCCCACGCCAAGCGAACGGGACGCCTCCTTGGCGGCCTGCGCCAGCGCCTCGCAGATCTCCTCCGTCAAGACAAATGTGCTCATAGAGTCCCTCCTTTTATTTTTGACAACATCTTATCGCAAACGTCCGGAGAAGACAAGAAAAATTTTGCATGCCAGTCCGCTCGGCGCCATATACTCGTAACGAAACAGGCCCGCAGGGCGCCGAAAATTTCATAGGCCTTGTGCCGGGGAAAGGGATGGACCGCCGCCATGGAGCTGAAGATACGCACCATTCATTTTTTTGAACCGATTTTGGAGAGTGACGCGTTTAGGGAGGAGTCGGCCGAGATCATTGTGCCGGACATGTTTCCGGACATCTCGCGCGTGTTGGACACCTCGGGGCTCGCTGTTGTGAAAGAGAAGAGCCTCAAAGAGGGGCAGGCCGAGATCTTTGGTGTGGTGAAGGCCAGTGTGCTCTATGTGCCGGAGGGGGAGCAGGGACTGAAAAAAGTCGACGTCGCCCTGCCGTTTTCCCACCTGTTTGAGGAGCGGGACATAGGCCCGGGGGACAGCGCCGTCGCGCACGCGGTGGTGCTGTCGGCCGAAACATACCCGATAAACCCCCGCAAGGTGCAGGTGAGGGTGGGTGTCCGGCTCGACGTCACCGTCTATCACGCGGGGTGCTGGGAGATTTGCCAGGATGTGGAAGAAGCGGCGCTGTATGGCATTCACACGCGCCGGGAGATCGGGAGCGCCTACCTGCCGGTGGCCGTGAACGGCAGGACCTTCACGGTGACGGACGAGTGGGAGGTGCCGGGCAGCCGCCCGCCGGTGTATGAAATTCTGAGGACCGACGTGCGGCTGCACACCCAAGAGGCCAAACCCGTCGGGAACAAGCTGGTATTTAAAGGCGCCGCCTTTTTGCGCGTTCTCTACGCGGGTCCGCCCAGCGGCGCGGATCTCGCCGACGACATCGTCCTGCTGGAACAGGAGGTGCCGTTTTCCCAGATCATCGAGTGGGGGGGCGGCGAGGAGACATGCGACTGTACGGTGGACCTGCAGCTGGCCGGGTTGGAGCTCGATCTGCGCGCCGGCCTTGCCGGTGAGAGCCGGCTCCTCGGGGTGACGCTGCAGATAGACGCCCAAGCCGTCGGCATGTCCCCGCGCGACGTGGAGGCCGTGGTGGACCTGTACTCGACCGATTACGGTCTGCTGCCGGAGTTTCGCGTCTACCGGGCGGTACGGCTGCTGGACCGGTCGGTGCGCCGGCAGGCCGTGCGCGAAAGCAATGAGACGGGCCGCCCGGTCAGTGCGGTGACGGACGCCCAGGTGACGCTCGGCCCCGTGACGCAGCAGCGGACGGAGAACCAGTTGACACTCACCGCGCAGGCTGCCGTGAACGTCGTCTACCTGGCGGACGACAAACGGTTCTATGCGCTCTCGTGGCAGTTTCCCGTGTCCTGCGTATTGGAGGCGCCCGCCGACGCCGGGTGTACGGCGACGGCCCGCGTGGAGGGAGATGTGCTGGCCACCGGCACGCACGACGGCGTGGAGGTTCGGTTCCCGGTGGATTTTGCCGCCACGGTGTCGGCCGTCGAGCCGCTGACAGTCCTGGCCGCCGTGGATATCGACCAGGAGGCGGCCAAAGACCGTGCCGGCCGGCCCTCGGTGGTGCTGCGGCGCGCCGGCGGGGGCGAGACCCTGTGGCAGATTGCGAAGGCCCACGACACGACGATGGAGGACATCGCGCAGGCCAACTGTTTGGAGGGGGAGGCGCCCCTTCCGGCCGGGCAGATGCTGTTGATCCCGCGGCACCGGTGAGGCGCCGCCGCGGGATCAAAACAGAAAGACGACCAACAACAAGCGAGGTCCCAAAGGGGCCTCGCTTGTTGTTGGTGCATCTATGCGTGCTTGGCCAGGTAGACCCGGTACAGCGCATGTTCCCGGCGGAGCAGGGCGGGGGTGTCCAATCCGTAGGGGCAGTGCGCCTTGCAGAGGCCGCAGTCGGTGCAGTGGGTGATGTCCTCCATGAGCGCCTGCATCTCCGGTGTGGTGAAACGGGCGGGGTTCATCCGGCGCAGCAACAGACTCATGCGGGCGGCCGTGCTGACCTGAATGCCGGCCGGACAGGTGGGCATGCAGTAGCCGCAAGCGCGGCAGAACGCGCCGGCCAGCTCCTGTTTGTCCCGCTCGATCGTCGCGCGCAGCGCCGGGGTGAGCGCGGGTGGGTTTGCCTCCAACGCCAGAAACTGTTCGAGTTCCCACAGGTGCTGCAGACCCCAGATGGGCACCATGTCGCCCAGACTGCGCAGCAGCGCGAAGGTGGCGGTGGGGTCTGTGATCAACCCGCCCGACATGGCTTTCATGACAATGAGACCCACGTCGTGCGCCCGGCAGAGTGCGACGAGGTCCAGGTCCTCCGTGCTGGAGAGCGCGGAAAGCGGGAACTGCATCGTGTCAAACAGCCCGGAACGCACCATCCGGGCGGCCAGGTCCAGGCGGTGGCTTGTGATGGAGATGAAGCGGATCTTACCCTCGCGGCGCGCCTGCAGGGCGGCCCGGTAGAGCGGATGATCCGCGTTTGGCAGGAAGGTGGGGTTGTGGAACTGGTAGATGTCGATGTAGTCGGTCTTCAGGTTGCGCAGGCTGGTCTCCAGGTCGGCCCCAAAGCCCTCGGACGTATCGGCCATGGTCTTGGAGGCCAGAATGATGTGGGCGCGCACGTCGGAGAGCGCGTAGGCGATTTTCTCCTCGCTGTCCCCATAGGCGCGCGCCGTGTCGAAGAAATTGATGCCTCCCCCGTAGGCGCGGCGCAGCAAAGCGGCTGCGTCGTCCAAAGAGAGACGCTGGATGGGGATAGCGCCAAACCCGCTGCGGCTGACCTGAAGGTCTGTGCGGCCCAGCCGAAAAGTGTCCATGAGGCCTTCCTCCTCTACCCGTCTCAGGGCGCGTCGTCCTGCCGCCGCCGGCTGAGTGGGTGAGCCCGGGCGGCCGCGCGCAGTTCCGCGCCCTCGACGTGCGTATAAATCTGCGTGGTGTTGAGATGTTCGTGCCCCAGCAGTTCCTGCAGGGTGCGGACGTCCACGCCGTTTTGCAGCATGAGCGTGGCCGCCGTGTGCCGAAGCTTGTGCGAGGAGTAGAGCGTGTTGTCGAGGCCGGCGGCGGTCAGATGCTTCTTGACCGTGATATGAATGGTTTTCACACTGAGGCGGCGGCGGTTGCGCGAGACGAAGAGCGCGTTTTTGTCGAGAGAGGGCCAATTCTCCCGCACGGTCCGCCACCGGGCCAAAGCGTCCAGGCAGGCGTCGTTTAAGTACAAAAGGCGCTCCTTGTCGCCCTTGCCCACGACGCGCAGTGTGTCGTCGCGCACGTCGGAGAGATTCAGCCCGGCCAGTTCCGAGAGCCGCAGGCCGCAGTGCAGAAAGAGGACGAGCATACAGTAGTCCCGCTCGCGGTACGGGCCCTTGACAGCGGCCAGCAGCGCCTCGCACTCCTCGAGGGAGAGGTAGCGCGGCAGGCTTTTGCGCAGTTTGGGGGCGTCCAGATCCTGCACCGGGTTTTCGGCCAGCAGATGTGCCTTGACGGTGAGGTATTTGTAAAAGGAGCGGATGGCGGCCGCCTTGCGGGCCCGGGCCGGCGCCCCCAAGCCGTAGCCGGTATGCGGACTGTTTGGCTGCACCGCCCTGTCGCGCGCCAGGTAGGACATATACGCGTAGACGTCGCCGAGTGTGACGGAGGCCGCGAGGGTCACGTCCACGTCGTCGATGGGGATGCTGTCGAAGTCGGTTTCCGGCGGTACGAGACCGCGCAGCGTCTTGAGAAAACGAAAAAAAGACCGAAGGTCGAGGAAGTACTCGTCGGTCGTTCGGCGGGCGTGGCCCCGTATGGTCTCGTGATAAGTCAAAAACTCGCGCAGCAGCGGCGAGGTCTCCAAGCGGTAGTCCAAGGGTATCACCCGGCCTTCCAAGGGCGGCGCGGCGCCCCGGGGGATTTTGCCGCCATTATACCATGTCGGCGGCGCGTCTGGCAAGGGTGGGGCGGGGGAAAAAAGTCAGAGGGAAGCGGCCCAGCCGCTCCCCTCTGAAGAGAATACGTAAAAGATAAATTACGAAACGCTGACAGTGACGATATGAGTAGCGCCGCCGAAATCATCCTTCACTCTGATCGTGATGATCGCTGTGCCAGCTCTGAGGCCCTGCACAGTAAATTTGCCGTCGGCTTCCGTCACAACCGCGATGGCCGGATTGCTGGAGATGATATCATAGGCGCTCCGAACGCCGTCAGCTGAGACAAGCAGAGGGGCTTTCGCTTTGATGCGCACGGAAACGCGCGCGGACGAATGCACCCGAACACTCTCCAGAGGCACACCAACCTTGAACTGCTGTCCGCCGAGAGTCACATGATAATACTCGCCGCCGACCAGATCGGCCTTAGCGGGAATATCAAGCTCCACAACGCCCTCATCATCCGCGGCGTACTGGTTAATGTAATCGAGGTTCTCAAAGGTAGGGACTGCGTCGTAGGCAGCCAAAAGCGAAAGACGCGCGTTCGGCGCGAAGCCCTCGGCTTCCACACTGACGATACCTTCTGATTTGTCCACTGTGAGCACCGCGTCGGCAGCCAGAGCGCCTACGAGGCAAAACTGCAGGACGAGGGCCGCTGCCAAAAGAAATGCGATAGGCCTTCTTTTCATGCGTATTCATTTCCTTTCTCTACTTAAATAGCGATAAACGGGATTGCGTCCGCCCCACGATGTGCAGTCGCGAAGCGAGGTTCCACGGCGTATGTGCAGTACGCCACAGAAACAGGGGAGACGGAGAACAACAGCGCACAATACTTACATGAATACTTTACCTGATTCTCTGTCAAATGTCAACAGTTTATTTTTAAGTTTTTAAAGGGAATTTTGCAAAAGAACATCGCAAGGGGCAAACAGACGCTGATACAGGCCCGAGGTGAACCTGATTTCCTTACGGCCACAACGGCTTTCGACGCTGGTGGCGCCTTGGCGAGACGGCTGTGCGGGCGAGCCGGACGGCCGCGACGGACCGCCCGCAGACCCTTTTTTTGGAAATTTCGGACGGCCAGGCCGTCTGTGGAAAAGGAGAGCGGCAAACCGGGAGATTTGCCCAGTGCGTCCGGCCCCGCGGAGGCGGAGAAGACGGCGCAAGAAGAGGCGCTCCCCTTGTGCGGTGTCCGCCGTTTTCATAATGGCCTCCTTTGAAATACCATGTACTTTTTATAAACACAGAGGCGGAACTTGTAGATATAAGTTTGAAAATATTTCTCAATTTATATCGAAAACACTTGATTTACCCGCTTGACTTGTACGTATAAGTGTATTACAATTTTCTTGACAGGCTGCGGGCCGGATTGTCCCGCGCCACTCGAAGACGCGCAAAGGGCCCGGTGGGCAGCAATATGGAGATCCCGCCCTCCGTGGCCCCAAAATCAAAGGCGCTGTTTTTGTGAAGAAAAACAGTGTTTTTGCTGTTTTCGAAAAGGTATACCTTTTCGAAAACATGCTATGAGTGCCAACATTGTTATTGTAGCACACATAATTCGCAAAATCAAGAGGCGGAGTGTGCTATTTTTTATGCACTTTAACCGAATAAAACAGGGTAAACTTCAAAAAATGGAAGTTTCAGAAAGGTATACCTTCTTGGCATCCGCGTTCGATGATCTGCAGTGCCGGGCAGGTGCAAAGAGTGACCGGCGCGTGTGCCGCGCGGCGCGCCTGCCAGCGAAATAAGGGGGTGATGCAAATGGGCGCGTTCGGACAGGACAGCCGCTGCCAAACAGCTGCCTGAACAATAGGATGGTGAATAAAAGTATGAAGAATGGAGGAATTTTGATGAAAAAAATGTTGTCTTTATGTCTGGCAATGGTCATGGCGCTCACGCTCGTCCCGGCCGCGCCGCCGCGTGTGGCGGCGGGGGATATCGTCTTTGACGAGGCCACCTTCCTGGCCCGGTATCCGCTGGCGGGCGACGCCAATGACACACAGCGCAACCAGCGCCACGCGGCCCTGTCCGGCACGGGCGCGACATTTGTGACCGACACCAGCAGCAACAGTTTCGGCTCGGTTCTCCAGCTTTCCGGCGGCTCGAAGGGCACAAGCGCGGCGGTGCTGCCGGGCGACGCCGTCTTCGACTTCGAATCCGGCGCCCCGGTGAACAACATCACAGTGGCCACTTGGGTTTATCCGAGAGCCAATACGAATTATGCCAGAATCTTTGATTTCGGCACGAGCACAACGCGCAATTTCTATCTGGAGCAGCGGCGCAGCGGTACGTCGGGCGTCACCGCCAGGTTTACCGTGGACGGGTCCGGCGCCGAAGCGGTCACGCCGAACGGCGCCTTCACGATGTCGCTCAACACCTGGTACCATGTCGCCGTCACGGTGGAGGGCAGGACGATGCGTCTGTATGTGAACGGCGTCCTCCGCGGCCAGACGACGATCTCGGCCGATCTCAGCAGCGTTTTCAGCACAGCGCCCGCCGGCAATCTCCTGTACATCGGCCGTTCTCAATACGGCGACGCCGATATGAACGGCCGGTTTTCCGACTTCGCCATTTTTAACAGGGCGCTCACGGCGGATGAGATCAACTACGTCCGCAATTTGAAGTTCACCGACGAAAACGTGGCCGCCAGCGATTTGAGTATGATCGTCAATAGCCTGGGCACGTTGACAGACCGTACGGAAAACTTCACCCTGCCCACCACGACGGCCAGCGGCTCAACCGTCGTCTGGACATCCAGCAACAATGAGCTGGTAAGCGCGGAAACGGGCGTCGTCACGCGCCCGCCCAGTACCAACCCGAACCAGACGGAGACGGCCGTGCTCCATGTGACGGTCGCCAAGGGCGAAGCGACGGTGGAAAGAGACGTGACCGTGACGGTGCTCAAGCTGCCCGCCGACGAGGAGATTGTCGCCGGCGACAAGGCGGCGCTCACTCTCGAGACGGGCAGCATCACCGAAGACGTCGCGCTGCCTGCCAGAGGGGCGCTGGGGTCGGCCGTCACATGGACGTCCAGCGCGCCGCAGTATCTGTCCGAGGCCGGCGTCGTCACCCGTCCGGCCATTGGCGCCGCCAACGAGCCGGTCACGCTGACGGCGACGATCCATTACGGCACGGCTTCGGATACAAAGACGTTTGACTTTGTCGTCAAGGCGGCGGTGGACGTGCCGGTTCTTCTGGGTGTCCCCGAGGTGGAGTACACCGCCAGAACCGGAGAACTGCCCAGGCTCCCCTATTATGTGGACGGCATTTATGCCGGCGGCGTAAGCGGCCCC includes:
- a CDS encoding heme-binding protein, coding for MSTFVLTEEICEALAQAAKEASRSLGVGVTFSVADENGNLRLLQRFGDAILPSIEISQNKAYTAAVLRQPTAEFGQIAQVGASAFGINVTNSRLVIFGGGFPLQTGGRTVGGIGVSGGSVQEDETVAHAVLRTFETLAAG
- a CDS encoding tyrosine-type recombinase/integrase yields the protein MDYRLETSPLLREFLTYHETIRGHARRTTDEYFLDLRSFFRFLKTLRGLVPPETDFDSIPIDDVDVTLAASVTLGDVYAYMSYLARDRAVQPNSPHTGYGLGAPARARKAAAIRSFYKYLTVKAHLLAENPVQDLDAPKLRKSLPRYLSLEECEALLAAVKGPYRERDYCMLVLFLHCGLRLSELAGLNLSDVRDDTLRVVGKGDKERLLYLNDACLDALARWRTVRENWPSLDKNALFVSRNRRRLSVKTIHITVKKHLTAAGLDNTLYSSHKLRHTAATLMLQNGVDVRTLQELLGHEHLNTTQIYTHVEGAELRAAARAHPLSRRRQDDAP
- a CDS encoding pro-sigmaK processing inhibitor BofA family protein; the protein is MTVLQQVLLVLFGAVVLVAALKLFTAPLRLLLKLLLNTVLGFVGLLAFNLIGGALGLSLRFSLVNAVVIAVLGLPGFALLLLLQWLFGL
- a CDS encoding DUF3794 domain-containing protein, translated to MELKIRTIHFFEPILESDAFREESAEIIVPDMFPDISRVLDTSGLAVVKEKSLKEGQAEIFGVVKASVLYVPEGEQGLKKVDVALPFSHLFEERDIGPGDSAVAHAVVLSAETYPINPRKVQVRVGVRLDVTVYHAGCWEICQDVEEAALYGIHTRREIGSAYLPVAVNGRTFTVTDEWEVPGSRPPVYEILRTDVRLHTQEAKPVGNKLVFKGAAFLRVLYAGPPSGADLADDIVLLEQEVPFSQIIEWGGGEETCDCTVDLQLAGLELDLRAGLAGESRLLGVTLQIDAQAVGMSPRDVEAVVDLYSTDYGLLPEFRVYRAVRLLDRSVRRQAVRESNETGRPVSAVTDAQVTLGPVTQQRTENQLTLTAQAAVNVVYLADDKRFYALSWQFPVSCVLEAPADAGCTATARVEGDVLATGTHDGVEVRFPVDFAATVSAVEPLTVLAAVDIDQEAAKDRAGRPSVVLRRAGGGETLWQIAKAHDTTMEDIAQANCLEGEAPLPAGQMLLIPRHR
- a CDS encoding aldo/keto reductase, producing the protein MDTFRLGRTDLQVSRSGFGAIPIQRLSLDDAAALLRRAYGGGINFFDTARAYGDSEEKIAYALSDVRAHIILASKTMADTSEGFGADLETSLRNLKTDYIDIYQFHNPTFLPNADHPLYRAALQARREGKIRFISITSHRLDLAARMVRSGLFDTMQFPLSALSSTEDLDLVALCRAHDVGLIVMKAMSGGLITDPTATFALLRSLGDMVPIWGLQHLWELEQFLALEANPPALTPALRATIERDKQELAGAFCRACGYCMPTCPAGIQVSTAARMSLLLRRMNPARFTTPEMQALMEDITHCTDCGLCKAHCPYGLDTPALLRREHALYRVYLAKHA